A region of Alteromonadaceae bacterium 2753L.S.0a.02 DNA encodes the following proteins:
- a CDS encoding membrane associated rhomboid family serine protease, which produces MNSRIKVLVWLITLLCVVHLVNIFLGGALLRFGILPLHSDTLPFIFTAPFIHGDWPHLLNNLFGLTLFSALCLLRGTTFYFKASLTIITLTGAMVWLFGRQAIHIGASGWIFGLWSLSIAIAWFDRKFANIAIAIFVLFFYGGMIVGVLPSDPHVSFESHLFGAVAGVICAYSLTRPHKRRSR; this is translated from the coding sequence CACACTACTTTGCGTCGTACACCTTGTGAACATTTTCCTTGGCGGTGCATTGCTTCGATTTGGTATTTTGCCGCTACATAGTGACACCCTGCCTTTCATTTTTACTGCACCATTTATTCATGGCGACTGGCCGCACCTGCTCAACAATCTTTTCGGACTCACCTTATTTAGCGCACTCTGCCTTTTGCGTGGTACCACCTTTTATTTTAAAGCCAGCTTAACCATCATCACGCTCACAGGCGCAATGGTGTGGTTGTTTGGTCGACAGGCAATCCACATTGGCGCCTCGGGTTGGATCTTTGGTTTATGGAGTCTGTCGATAGCAATCGCTTGGTTTGATCGCAAATTTGCAAATATCGCAATTGCGATATTTGTGCTGTTTTTCTACGGAGGCATGATCGTCGGGGTATTGCCATCAGATCCGCACGTATCATTTGAGTCCCATTTATTCGGTGCAGTCGCTGGGGTTATTTGCGCCTACTCACTAACGCGGCCACACAAGCGCCGCAGCCGCTAG